The following proteins are co-located in the Streptococcus downei MFe28 genome:
- a CDS encoding phosphatase PAP2 family protein produces the protein MHNRQKYFIRASFAALIFVILGYIVKFDPRTLQGFDRAVQSAIRGDLPAPLTTFFRTITHSSTLLVLFVVVAGFFIGRKWYIEAGLLAFMGVVDLVLVLTLKNLYQRPRPSIKHLVVETGYSFPSAHSLVLMLIVGSMIIIAHQRIKRKDARYLVEFLLGLAILLIGLSRIYLGVHYPTDVLASFVLGYGILNLVFPFYDELRFEWRFKHKQN, from the coding sequence ATGCATAATCGTCAAAAGTATTTTATTCGGGCCAGCTTTGCGGCCTTAATCTTTGTTATTTTAGGTTATATTGTCAAGTTCGATCCCAGAACGCTTCAAGGTTTTGACCGAGCTGTCCAGTCTGCTATTCGGGGTGATTTACCGGCTCCCCTGACAACCTTCTTTAGGACTATCACGCATTCGTCAACCTTACTGGTTTTATTTGTAGTGGTAGCTGGCTTCTTTATTGGTAGAAAATGGTATATAGAAGCGGGACTTTTAGCTTTTATGGGGGTTGTTGACCTCGTTTTAGTGCTCACTTTAAAAAATCTCTACCAACGCCCTCGTCCTTCTATTAAGCATTTAGTGGTGGAAACGGGTTACTCTTTCCCGAGTGCTCATTCCCTGGTGCTGATGTTAATTGTAGGGAGCATGATTATTATTGCTCACCAGCGTATTAAACGAAAAGATGCTCGCTACCTCGTGGAGTTCCTGCTGGGGCTGGCCATTCTACTAATCGGTCTGTCTAGGATTTATCTAGGGGTGCATTACCCGACCGATGTTCTAGCTAGTTTTGTTCTTGGCTATGGGATTCTCAATCTCGTCTTTCCATTTTATGACGAGCTCCGTTTTGAGTGGCGGTTTAAGCATAAGCAAAATTGA